TGAAGCCTACCGTATTTCGGGGAACTGTTTGAAACCTCTTTAGAAGGGGATCAGTCAATGAAAAGATTGTGGGGATGCTACCTGCTGCTTAAAGCTATTCTCTCAATCTCCTCCTTCTTCTGGATTGCGTAGCTCTTGGGATCGTTGTTGGAAGCGGCAATTATCTCCTCGGCCAACGCCTCCTCAATAGTGATTGGGTTGTTGAAGGCCTTATCTCTCGCACCATCTGTTAGGTGCCTGAGGGCTAGGTCAATCCTCCTCATGGGGGAGATGTCAACTGAGACGTGGTATGATATACCACCATACATGATCCTGGTTGTCTCCTCTCTTGGGGCAGCGTTCTCAATTGCGCGGACAAGTACTTGTAGCGGGTTCTGGCCGGTTTTCAGGTATATGAGCTCGAAGGCTTTCTTGACAATATTGTAGGCAAGGTGCTTCTTACCCATGTTTTCTCCTGGACGCATG
This is a stretch of genomic DNA from Thermosphaera aggregans DSM 11486. It encodes these proteins:
- a CDS encoding 30S ribosomal protein S7 — protein: MVIQVFTLASEGHVVKLSEVKLFGKWTYDNIEVRDPSLKKYICLKPYILPHTSGRHEHRRFGKAEVPIVERLMNKLMRPGENMGKKHLAYNIVKKAFELIYLKTGQNPLQVLVRAIENAAPREETTRIMYGGISYHVSVDISPMRRIDLALRHLTDGARDKAFNNPITIEEALAEEIIAASNNDPKSYAIQKKEEIERIALSSR